From the Montipora capricornis isolate CH-2021 chromosome 2, ASM3666992v2, whole genome shotgun sequence genome, one window contains:
- the LOC138018274 gene encoding alpha-tubulin N-acetyltransferase 1-like isoform X2, producing the protein MEFSFNVNDMLPDLITLVDEKLAPFRSRVKNDRFEFASKQNQLKILIDKMGEASTRAQGLRTPITSAIKLQNSDYRLYIMKDTSANNGLGAAVGILKVGHKRLFLLDMQSVQYEVYPLCVLDFYVHESRQRTGCGKRLFEHMMKMEGKMVHHLAIDRPSTKFVSFLKKYYGLKNAIPQANNFVIHEHFFSDLQAVGHMPRRSQRLTQNSVQSGRPPVHPCMKTGQSVSEPPPLRRRPSASSSQRSTRPNSDRRLSSVSNNSTHSKEEAASDMLRINDSLQHINIPHLVPRPSSRNSAPGSRGSSAGRRSAAMELELGNTEATNHARSEAYNASRGLAARATSYSRHSNRGVSASIAKSNSIDEAMVTSSDNNIGFSRSNSGGRIRSLHVTSSENPFVGDQVVTRKKPSALQEPQKQLPQARNELDQFPNTANTQIAETMPAPSRVNSTGSFSVDALFKASFGERRPPFLGTSWNIFGVPTYTKPESTSDKSLSTRKNTNRHHPL; encoded by the exons ATGGAGTTTTCCTTCAACGTCAATGACATGTTACCCGATCTCATCACATTGGTGGATGAAAAGTTAGCTCCATTTCGGTCTCGTGTGAAAAATGACCG gtttGAGTTTGCAAGCAAGCAGAACCAGCTTAAGATCCTCATCGATAAGATGGGTGAGGCTTCCACAAGG GCTCAAGGTTTACGGACACCTATAACCAGTGCAATAAAATTGCAGAATTCAGATTACAGGCTTTACATCATGAAGGACACTTCAGCAAACAA TGGTTTAGGAGCAGCAGTGGGGATTCTTAAAGTTGGCCACAAGAGACTGTTTTTACTG GATATGCAGAGTGTGCAATACGAAGTCTATCCTTTGTGTGTGCTGGACTTCTACGTGCACGAGTCCCGTCAGAGAACAGGGTGCGGAAAACGGCTGTTTGAACATATGATGAAG ATGGAGGGTAAGATGGTTCACCACTTGGCTATTGACAGACCGTCAACGAAGTTCGTTTCCTTCTTAAAGAAATATTATGGGTTGAAAAACGCTATTCCACAG GCTAATAACTTTGttattcatgagcacttcttTTCGGATCTTCAAG CTGTCGGTCATATGCCTCGTCGCAGTCAGCGTCTTACTCAGAACTCTGTTCAGTCAGGGAGGCCGCCAGTCCATCCATGCATGAAAACAG GCCAAAGTGTTAGTGAGCCTCCTCCGTTACGAAGACGTCCGTCAGCCTCAAGCAGTCAACGCTCAACTCGACCAAACAGTGATCGACGGCTTTCGTCAGTATCAAACAATAGTACACACAGCAAAGAAGAAGCAGCAAGCGACATGCTCAGGATAAATGACTCCCTTCAACACATTAACATTCCTCATCTTGTACCCAGGCCTTCTTCTCGAAACTCTGCTCCCGGCTCCCGTGGTTCATCAGCTGGGAGAAGGTCCGCTGCAATGGAATTGGAGTTAGG AAACACCGAAGCGACCAATCACGCACGATCCGAAGCTTACAACGCATCACGTGGACTGGCCGCTCGCGCTACGTCATACAGCCGGCACTCCAACCGAGGAGTGTCAGCGAGTATTGCCAAGTCGAACAGCATCGATGAAGCGATGGTCACGAGTTCTGATAATAACATCGGCTTTTCCAGGAGCAACAGTGGTGGAAGAATTAGATCACTGCATGTAACTTCATCCGAAAATCCATTTGTTGGGGATCAAGTGGTGACAAGGAAGAAGCCCTCTGCACTGCAGGAACCACAGAAACA GTTGCCACAAGCCAGGAATGAACTGGACCAGTTCCCAAACACTGCCAACACTCAAATCGCAGAAACAATGCCAGCTCCAAGTAGAGTAAATTCAACGGGAAGCTTTTCTGTCGATGCACTTTTTAAAGCCAGCTTCGGTGAGCGCCGGCCACCTTTCTTAGGAACTTCGTGGAACATTTTTGGGGTACCGACGTACACAAAGCCTGAATCGACATCTGATAAGTCCTTGAGCACTAGGAAGAACACAAATCGACATCATCCTCTTTGA
- the LOC138018274 gene encoding alpha-tubulin N-acetyltransferase 1-like isoform X1 yields the protein MEFSFNVNDMLPDLITLVDEKLAPFRSRVKNDRFEFASKQNQLKILIDKMGEASTRAQGLRTPITSAIKLQNSDYRLYIMKDTSANNGLGAAVGILKVGHKRLFLLDMQSVQYEVYPLCVLDFYVHESRQRTGCGKRLFEHMMKMEGKMVHHLAIDRPSTKFVSFLKKYYGLKNAIPQANNFVIHEHFFSDLQAVGHMPRRSQRLTQNSVQSGRPPVHPCMKTGQSVSEPPPLRRRPSASSSQRSTRPNSDRRLSSVSNNSTHSKEEAASDMLRINDSLQHINIPHLVPRPSSRNSAPGSRGSSAGRRSAAMELELGNTEATNHARSEAYNASRGLAARATSYSRHSNRGVSASIAKSNSIDEAMVTSSDNNIGFSRSNSGGRIRSLHVTSSENPFVGDQVVTRKKPSALQEPQKQLNRLPQARNELDQFPNTANTQIAETMPAPSRVNSTGSFSVDALFKASFGERRPPFLGTSWNIFGVPTYTKPESTSDKSLSTRKNTNRHHPL from the exons ATGGAGTTTTCCTTCAACGTCAATGACATGTTACCCGATCTCATCACATTGGTGGATGAAAAGTTAGCTCCATTTCGGTCTCGTGTGAAAAATGACCG gtttGAGTTTGCAAGCAAGCAGAACCAGCTTAAGATCCTCATCGATAAGATGGGTGAGGCTTCCACAAGG GCTCAAGGTTTACGGACACCTATAACCAGTGCAATAAAATTGCAGAATTCAGATTACAGGCTTTACATCATGAAGGACACTTCAGCAAACAA TGGTTTAGGAGCAGCAGTGGGGATTCTTAAAGTTGGCCACAAGAGACTGTTTTTACTG GATATGCAGAGTGTGCAATACGAAGTCTATCCTTTGTGTGTGCTGGACTTCTACGTGCACGAGTCCCGTCAGAGAACAGGGTGCGGAAAACGGCTGTTTGAACATATGATGAAG ATGGAGGGTAAGATGGTTCACCACTTGGCTATTGACAGACCGTCAACGAAGTTCGTTTCCTTCTTAAAGAAATATTATGGGTTGAAAAACGCTATTCCACAG GCTAATAACTTTGttattcatgagcacttcttTTCGGATCTTCAAG CTGTCGGTCATATGCCTCGTCGCAGTCAGCGTCTTACTCAGAACTCTGTTCAGTCAGGGAGGCCGCCAGTCCATCCATGCATGAAAACAG GCCAAAGTGTTAGTGAGCCTCCTCCGTTACGAAGACGTCCGTCAGCCTCAAGCAGTCAACGCTCAACTCGACCAAACAGTGATCGACGGCTTTCGTCAGTATCAAACAATAGTACACACAGCAAAGAAGAAGCAGCAAGCGACATGCTCAGGATAAATGACTCCCTTCAACACATTAACATTCCTCATCTTGTACCCAGGCCTTCTTCTCGAAACTCTGCTCCCGGCTCCCGTGGTTCATCAGCTGGGAGAAGGTCCGCTGCAATGGAATTGGAGTTAGG AAACACCGAAGCGACCAATCACGCACGATCCGAAGCTTACAACGCATCACGTGGACTGGCCGCTCGCGCTACGTCATACAGCCGGCACTCCAACCGAGGAGTGTCAGCGAGTATTGCCAAGTCGAACAGCATCGATGAAGCGATGGTCACGAGTTCTGATAATAACATCGGCTTTTCCAGGAGCAACAGTGGTGGAAGAATTAGATCACTGCATGTAACTTCATCCGAAAATCCATTTGTTGGGGATCAAGTGGTGACAAGGAAGAAGCCCTCTGCACTGCAGGAACCACAGAAACAGTTAAATAG GTTGCCACAAGCCAGGAATGAACTGGACCAGTTCCCAAACACTGCCAACACTCAAATCGCAGAAACAATGCCAGCTCCAAGTAGAGTAAATTCAACGGGAAGCTTTTCTGTCGATGCACTTTTTAAAGCCAGCTTCGGTGAGCGCCGGCCACCTTTCTTAGGAACTTCGTGGAACATTTTTGGGGTACCGACGTACACAAAGCCTGAATCGACATCTGATAAGTCCTTGAGCACTAGGAAGAACACAAATCGACATCATCCTCTTTGA
- the LOC138018928 gene encoding large ribosomal subunit protein eL28-like, with amino-acid sequence MSGDLQWEILKNYSCFLMKNRGSTFTKEPLNLTGKHGYRHCGLINRKAIGITADPSGKGVILTTKKTRYVNKPAKNLAKVTLAKHSRHTVKTIKNFCGKNFYRRDLQDAAVRRACAILRSQRATPVVQKKRRRGKRN; translated from the exons ATGTCAGGTGACTTGCAGTGGGAGATTTTGAAGAACTACTCCTGTTTCTTAATGAAAAATCGGGGATCAACTTTTACAAAG GAGCCTCTTAACCTTACTGGAAAGCATGGGTACAGGCACTGCGGATTAATTAACCGAAAG GCTATTGGAATCACAGCTGATCCCTCTGGCAAAGGTGTTATCCTTACCACAAAAAAGACCAGGT ATGTTAACAAACCTGCGAAGAACTTAGCGAAGGTGACCTTGGCTAAGCACTCCCGACACACTGTCAAGACTATCAAGAATTTCTGTGGTAAGAATTTCTACAGAAGGGATTTGCAAGATGCTGCTGTAAGGCGGGCTTGTGCCATCCTCCGCAGCCAGAGGGCCACTCCTGTTGTGCAGAAGAAGCGAAGACGTGGAAAGCGTAATTAA